A single region of the Gemmatimonadaceae bacterium genome encodes:
- the kdsA gene encoding 3-deoxy-8-phosphooctulonate synthase, producing MDPLFPPDRLFVIAGPCVVEDDALNMRVATELARLQSGVPGGIVFKASFDKANRSNADAARGPGTDRGLDALGRVRAETGLRVLTDVHLPDQCSRVAEVVDALQIPAFLCRQTDLLHAAGATGRPVNVKKGQWLHPEAMRGAVDKVRGARPASGAALGVSDEIAVTERGTFFGYGDLVVDMRSFTRLRETCEVPVIFDATHSVQRPGLGAGGSSGGTREFIPHLAMAAVAAGAQGIFIETHPDPDNAPSDGPNMLPLSDLERLLERIVGIWERAQP from the coding sequence GTGGACCCGCTCTTCCCGCCGGACCGGCTGTTCGTCATCGCCGGTCCTTGTGTCGTCGAAGACGATGCGCTCAACATGCGCGTCGCCACAGAGCTGGCGCGCCTCCAGTCAGGTGTGCCGGGTGGAATCGTCTTCAAGGCGAGCTTCGACAAGGCGAACAGATCGAACGCGGACGCCGCTCGCGGCCCGGGGACAGATCGCGGTCTGGACGCGCTCGGGCGCGTGCGCGCGGAGACAGGTTTGCGCGTCCTGACCGACGTGCATCTTCCCGACCAATGCTCACGCGTCGCCGAGGTCGTGGACGCGCTGCAGATTCCGGCCTTTCTCTGCCGTCAGACTGATCTGCTGCATGCTGCGGGGGCTACTGGCAGGCCCGTCAACGTGAAGAAGGGCCAATGGCTTCATCCCGAAGCTATGCGAGGCGCTGTCGACAAGGTTCGTGGAGCACGGCCGGCCAGCGGCGCGGCCTTAGGCGTTAGCGACGAGATCGCGGTGACGGAGCGCGGGACGTTCTTCGGCTACGGCGATCTCGTCGTTGACATGCGGTCTTTCACGAGATTGCGCGAAACCTGCGAAGTACCGGTCATCTTCGACGCCACACACAGTGTTCAGCGTCCCGGCCTGGGCGCCGGCGGCTCAAGCGGCGGGACGAGGGAGTTCATTCCTCATCTCGCGATGGCTGCTGTAGCGGCAGGCGCGCAGGGGATCTTCATCGAGACCCACCCGGACCCGGACAACGCTCCGAGTGACGGGCCGAATATGTTGCCGCTCTCCGATCTCGAGCGACTTCTCGAGCGAATCGTTGGAATCTGGGAAAGGGCTCAGCCGTGA